One region of Nitrospiraceae bacterium genomic DNA includes:
- a CDS encoding 50S ribosomal protein L25/general stress protein Ctc, producing MERATLNVEKRTKAGKGVARSLRREGMIPAVIYRAGDSIPITLSKKAIAEFIKATAGENTLVDLKFSDGGNKLALLKEYQRDPINGDILHSDFFEVSLKEKIIVKVRVVTTGEPLGVKRDGGILQHVMREIEVECLPDNIPGHVEIDISNLEIHHAVHVRDLNIGKDVKVMTDPGEVIVTVNAPAVEKEVAPAAEGVVAAPEVTEPEVIKKGKKEEETEVKDEKKQKEEGK from the coding sequence CTAAATGTTGAAAAAAGAACTAAGGCGGGCAAAGGGGTTGCACGATCCCTTAGAAGAGAGGGAATGATCCCAGCCGTGATATACAGGGCAGGAGATTCTATTCCAATAACATTGTCAAAAAAAGCAATAGCAGAATTTATTAAGGCAACAGCTGGAGAGAATACTCTTGTTGATCTTAAATTTTCTGATGGAGGAAACAAGCTTGCACTTCTAAAGGAATATCAGCGTGACCCTATTAACGGCGACATTCTTCACTCTGATTTTTTTGAAGTATCTCTTAAAGAAAAGATTATTGTCAAAGTTCGTGTTGTAACAACAGGCGAGCCTCTTGGAGTCAAGAGGGACGGCGGAATACTCCAACATGTTATGAGGGAGATAGAGGTTGAATGTCTTCCAGACAACATCCCAGGACACGTAGAGATAGACATATCTAATCTCGAGATACATCATGCCGTGCATGTGCGAGATCTCAATATCGGGAAAGATGTAAAAGTTATGACTGATCCGGGTGAAGTTATTGTTACTGTTAATGCGCCTGCGGTTGAGAAAGAAGTTGCTCCAGCTGCTGAAGGAGTTGTAGCTGCGCCTGAAGTAACAGAGCCTGAAGTAATCAAGAAAGGCAAGAAAGAAGAAGAGACAGAAGTTAAAGACGAGAAGAAACAAAAAGAAGAGGGAAAATAG
- the pth gene encoding aminoacyl-tRNA hydrolase, whose product MWAVVGLGNYGSKYSKTRHNLGFMVAGRIAEFLDIEFEEKKEYLIAKGFIRGQDVLLIEPLTFMNNSGRAVRDVLKRFNIPLENLIVIHDDLDMEIAKLKIRKGGSSGGHRGIDSIIQQIGTKEFTRVKIGIGREIGMLAEDYVLKKFRKEEIPLIKETIQKASEAVSTIISDGLEKAMNRFNQS is encoded by the coding sequence TTGTGGGCTGTTGTTGGACTCGGCAACTATGGCAGTAAATATTCAAAGACAAGGCATAATCTCGGCTTTATGGTTGCCGGGAGGATCGCCGAGTTTCTTGATATAGAATTCGAAGAAAAAAAAGAATATCTTATTGCAAAAGGCTTTATAAGAGGACAGGATGTCCTTTTAATAGAGCCTTTAACATTTATGAACAACAGCGGCAGGGCTGTAAGAGACGTGCTTAAAAGATTTAATATCCCCCTAGAAAATCTGATAGTTATTCATGATGACCTTGATATGGAAATTGCAAAGCTCAAGATTAGGAAAGGCGGTTCATCAGGAGGCCACAGAGGAATCGATTCAATAATCCAGCAGATTGGGACAAAAGAATTTACAAGAGTAAAAATAGGGATAGGCAGAGAGATTGGAATGCTGGCTGAAGACTATGTCCTCAAAAAATTTCGCAAAGAAGAAATCCCATTAATTAAAGAGACAATTCAAAAAGCATCTGAAGCAGTCTCAACAATTATTTCTGATGGTTTAGAAAAGGCAATGAACAGGTTTAACCAATCTTAG